A segment of the Lactobacillus sp. ESL0700 genome:
TTTCTAATGCAGTGTTTACATGTAACTGCTCCTTAATTAGCCGCGCCGTTGTTAAATTGGGCAAAGACCAAATGCCATACCTAATTGATAAGTATTGCCGCAAGCTGTTAAGCAGCTGATTTAATACCTTGATATTCGCAGTCTGCCCCTGTCCAACTTGCTCCAAAATTTCTTCTACTTCATCTGGTAACAAGCCTAATCTTGCCGGCGCCGATGTTAAAATTTGTTGTTGATCCAGCTGGTTAATAATTTGGTTAACTTCTGCAACCTGTTTATTTACTGCTTGATGTTTAATTTGACCATTTAATTGGTTAACTTTATCTAAAAAATTTGTCATATTCAATCCCTATACTGATTTTACCATTCAAACGGACAGATTTCAGTTATAATAAAAGATAACAAATAAAGGAGAAGTTTTATGGCAAAAAAAGCAAATAAACAAAATGAAGAAGAAAGTTTAGGAAAATTTATCCTTGACGTTGTAGTGATGATGGTCGTCATCTTAGGTATCTTTTGGCTTGTCTTTACCTACGCTCTTTCAAATGATAGTGTATCAGGACCTTCGATGCAGCCAACTTTTGAAAATAATGACCGCCTAATTTCTGTTCGGCATTTTGAACCTAAGCGTAATGATGTTGTTGTTTTATTGGCACCTAAGGCAGCCAACGATGTTCCTGGTGCACTTTACATCAAGCGGATTATTGGCTTACCTGGCGATAAGTTGGTTTCTAAAAATGACAAAATGTACATTAACGGCAAGTTATTCAAGGAACCATACTTGGATAACAGCTTAAAGCAAGCTGATAATGCGGCTGGGCAAACATACACAACCAACTTCACTTATAAGGTGCCAAAGGGTTACTATTGGGTAATGGGTGATCACCGTGACATCTCCAAAGACTCACATATCTTTGGTCCCGTTAAACGTAATGCCTTAGTTGGCAAAGTTGTCTTACGTTACTGGCCCTTCAACAAAATTCAGGGATTTTAATATTCTTTCTCTTTGAATTTAAGCAATTTTTCGTTAAAATAAAATTGTAAAGGAGAATAATTATGAATCATCAAATAGAAGAGTTATCCGATGCAATTATTGATTATCAAGTAAGACATCACGTCACAGATACTGATTTAGCCTTTGCCAGCCACCTATCAGTTGAAAAAATTCATGCAATGAAAACTGGCGAGGGTGAATTCACTCCTGAAGAAATTAATCAGCTTTATGATTACATGGCAGCTAGCCATTAAAACTAATTAACTTACTTAAAAAGACCTTCAATTATTGAAGGTCTTTTGTTGTTTAGTTGTTTTTTTGCTTATCACTATTAGTTTCTTTGAATAGAAAATCATTTTTTTTAGCAGTTATACTCCAATTTTTGGGGTCACTAACTTTGTCAGTAATTATGCCATCGATCTGATCTAAATTACCTACTGTAAAAGTATTAACTGAATCGATTTTAGTATGATCTGCAACCAAATATACTTTCTTAGCTCTTTGAATAAATACTTGCATTGTTTTTGCTACAATTGGATCTTTATCTGTAATACCACATTTAATATCGATTCCAGTTGGGCTGAGAATCGCGTAATCAGCACTGTATTTTGCATAATCACTTACATTTTCAGCCTCAAAACTTAAATTATCCTTATTTAACTTTCCCCCTTCTGTATAAAAATCTAATGTCGGTTTTGTCAAAGCAAAGTTTAAACATTCAACAGAATTAGTAATACCTGTAAATTTTCTTCCAGTTGCACTTAAAACTTTTAAAACTCGCAAAGAAGTACTTGCTGAATCAAAGAAAAGACTGATATTTCCTTGGTTAGTAATTAACTTTGCTGTACTAGTTGCAATATCATTTTTAATGTTTGCTAACATTGAATTTCTAGCTTTAAATGGTACAGATTTATTAGCTAAAAAAGAATATGCGCCACCATGTACCCTTCCAATTTTACGTTTAGAAGCTAAGTAATCTAAATCCTTGCGAATAGTTTCTTTTGAAACTCCAAGTTCATCTGATAACTGTTTGACTGTCACACTACCAGATAAATTTAAAAGCTCTTCAATTTTTTCTAGTCTTTCAAATTTCAATTGTCTACATCCTCCAAATTAATTTCTAAATTTTATCTACCAATTCTAAAATAGCATATAACAAAATTATATTAACTAACAAACAAATCACTTAACAACAAATAATATAATACACTAAAAAAGGTATTAAGTAATTCAACTTAATACCTTAATAGCTATTATTATTATAATGCTGGATAATTCACTTTACTAACTTAAAAGCGTCTAATCTGTCATGATTTCGCTACACGAACATTTGAATAATCTGAATGCTTTTCAATTGTATCGATAACTTTCTTCTTATTCTTTTTAAAGTAAATGAACTGAACAATATACAAAATGACTACAATTCCAATAATTAATGGGTTTTTAGTCATAAAAGCGATTGTAATTAATCCCAATAGAATATTCGCAGCTACAAAACCAATGACCATCAAACTATTACCGGGAATTTTAACACCGACTTGTTTAGCAATTTTGGTAAACATAGGTGCAAAATAAGAACCGATGTACAGCTGACCTGCAAAAATACAGATATCCATAATTAATGCTTTAAAAATATTTCCATCTGCTAAAGCAATATTGATTTCTGAATCATATGCAAATCCCGTTAAGCACATTACTGGAACAATAATGTTACCTGGTAAAATAAATGCCATAATCAAAGCGAACGGAATCATTAAAATTCCAGTAGTTAACGTTGCACTTTCACCATAGCCTAATGCATCATTAACAGCAACATACCATTCTCGACCACCCTTTTTCATTGATTTTTGGGAAGCAGATGTAATACTTGAAAATGAAGCTGCAAAAATACTACCTATCTTCGGGAAGATTGCCATAACTGCTGAAGTAGTAACTGCAGTAGTCAAAATTTGTCCCCATGATGCAATTGCTGTTAGTGTTGTAAAGTTACCAATAAAACCAAGTAAAAAGCCAACGATAAAACCAATAATCATTGGATCACCCAAAAATCCGAGCTTTTTACGAATGTTTTCAGGATTTAATTGAATCTTATCAGCACCTAATTTTGATAAAACTACATTTAAAATTAAGGCAAATGGTACATTACCAACTTGGTGAGGTGCAGATAAAGTACATTGAGGATATCCATAGTATGTTGACCAGCGATTAGCTATAACTTCAGAATATAGTAAACATACCATGTTACCAAACAACATTAAAAAGCTAGCTAACCACATATTTTTTGTAACAAAGTAAAGTTCAGAACCCCATAAAATTAATGAGTAATTATTCCA
Coding sequences within it:
- a CDS encoding PTS transporter subunit IIC, coding for MQTLKTIMDTFGANIFVPIVIFLICIFMKINVKKAINSAILAAVGLIGFDMITNYFTPVISPVVDKMVKLAHLNLPVLDIGWQATAVIAYSTQIGMVFIAVLLIFQVFLFAIKWTNVFMPSDLWNNYSLILWGSELYFVTKNMWLASFLMLFGNMVCLLYSEVIANRWSTYYGYPQCTLSAPHQVGNVPFALILNVVLSKLGADKIQLNPENIRKKLGFLGDPMIIGFIVGFLLGFIGNFTTLTAIASWGQILTTAVTTSAVMAIFPKIGSIFAASFSSITSASQKSMKKGGREWYVAVNDALGYGESATLTTGILMIPFALIMAFILPGNIIVPVMCLTGFAYDSEINIALADGNIFKALIMDICIFAGQLYIGSYFAPMFTKIAKQVGVKIPGNSLMVIGFVAANILLGLITIAFMTKNPLIIGIVVILYIVQFIYFKKNKKKVIDTIEKHSDYSNVRVAKS
- a CDS encoding LBP_cg2779 family protein, producing MNHQIEELSDAIIDYQVRHHVTDTDLAFASHLSVEKIHAMKTGEGEFTPEEINQLYDYMAASH
- a CDS encoding DeoR/GlpR family DNA-binding transcription regulator encodes the protein MKFERLEKIEELLNLSGSVTVKQLSDELGVSKETIRKDLDYLASKRKIGRVHGGAYSFLANKSVPFKARNSMLANIKNDIATSTAKLITNQGNISLFFDSASTSLRVLKVLSATGRKFTGITNSVECLNFALTKPTLDFYTEGGKLNKDNLSFEAENVSDYAKYSADYAILSPTGIDIKCGITDKDPIVAKTMQVFIQRAKKVYLVADHTKIDSVNTFTVGNLDQIDGIITDKVSDPKNWSITAKKNDFLFKETNSDKQKNN
- the lepB gene encoding signal peptidase I translates to MAKKANKQNEEESLGKFILDVVVMMVVILGIFWLVFTYALSNDSVSGPSMQPTFENNDRLISVRHFEPKRNDVVVLLAPKAANDVPGALYIKRIIGLPGDKLVSKNDKMYINGKLFKEPYLDNSLKQADNAAGQTYTTNFTYKVPKGYYWVMGDHRDISKDSHIFGPVKRNALVGKVVLRYWPFNKIQGF